ATGGAATGTACTTGACCACCAGCAGGTAAGAGCTCAATGCATACACGAAAGCATAGTCATGCGTATTAATTTTCTAGTCACACTTATTACAAATAATTGTATTAAAGctgtattgttttctttttagggTACGGATGTTGTAGAGGGTCTTGCACTGGATATCAGAGCATCAGAAGATAAATCACTTTGCGCAGGATCATTTGCAGAAATGAAATTCTTAAATTTACTCCAAATCAATGGAGTACATCTCACCGGATCCTTCAAACTGCTTTCTAAGGAGTTGATGTGGATTTGTTGGCATGAATGTCCTTTGAAATATTTACCATCTGATTTTACCTTGGACAATCTAGCTGTTCTTGATATGCAGTACAGTTACCTCAGAGAATtatggaaggaaaaaaaggtaCGAAACATGCTACAATCCCCAAAATTTTTCCAgtatgtaatttatatttacatgttaTGACTTTCTAtgattaattttcattattttgcccTCTATTATGACAGATCCTCAACAGGTTAAAAATCCTTAATCTTAGTCATTCTCAGAACCTTATTAAAACACCAAACTTGCATAGTTCAAGTCTAGAGAAACTAATTCTGGAAGGTTGCTCGAGTTTAGTTGAGGTGCATCAATCAATTGAAAATTTGACGAGCATCATTTTCTTGAATCTGGAGGGATGTTGGAGTCTGAAGATTCTCCCTGAAAGCATTGTCAATGTAAAGTCTCTTGAAACTCTGAATATTTCTGGGTGTTCACAACTTGAGAAGTTGCCGAAACACATGGGTGATATGGAATCCTTAACTGAGCTGCTAGCCGATGGGATTGAAAATGAGCAATTTCTATCTTCAAGTGGACAATTAAAGTATGTCAGAAGGTTATCATTGCGTGGATACAGTTCGGCTCCACCAAGTTCTTCTTTGATTTCAGCAGGTGTTTTGAATTGGAAACGTTGGCTGCCACCATCTTTCATGATGAAACGTCTTGAGCTTTCTAATTGTGGTTTGTCTGATCACGCAACTAACTGTGTTGATTTCAGTGGTTTGTCCTCTCTAATACTATTGGATCTAAGTGGAAACAAATTCTCTAGCCTGCCTTTTGGGATCGGCTTCCTTCCCAATCTAGAGTTCTTGTCTGTTCAGGCATGCAAATATCTTGTATCAATCCCAGATCTTCCCTCAAGTTTAGACTGTTTGGCTGCAGCTTATTGCAAATCATTAAAAAGAGTAAGAATACCAATCGAGCAAGAAGAAGAACTATATATAGAACTACATGGAAGTCATTCGTTAGAAGAGATTCAGGGCATCGGAGGTCTAAGAAATAGTGTCTGGTAAATTGGTGTTGATTATGACCACAGTCACTCACCAAATAAATTATCACCAAATAAATTACAGAAGAGCGTTGTTGAGGTGCTATTTCTTTCCGTCTCTCttgcacaaaaataaacacacacgATTGGCACATACATTCATTAATGTCTAAATGTTATTAACACaagaaatcaatttattttcttaaaaaaaaaatattgtaaccatataagtaatttatttatttattttaatgaaatataaaatagtttaaaatcttGTGGTATATTTCTTGTCTTTAAGAGCTATGAACTTatatctcaaaacttgaaaactaatataaatctaaaaacttgaaaactaaTATAAAGACATTAAGTGATCATTGAGTGTGTGAGTATGTATATACAGacaataatcattatttttcttattttattttaaaaaataaatataatctttaataatattttttatttttcttatttaatctaaaaaattaaatattatatttaataatattttatattaaatatttaaagtctgattggttttattttttatttcttgattttatgataatatatttatacagGCAATGTGCAACGGTCATCACCGGTATTATATTTACCGCTTTCCTGGTGAGAGGCCAAATTGGTTGAGCTACAGTGGAGAAGGATGCTCATTGTCATTCCATATACCTCCAGTCTTCCATGGCTTAGTTGTTTGGGCTGTCCATCCACTTGAGAAGGAAGATCATTATTACTACAgcactaaaattattattattataagaaataaaagcaaCGGTATTCAATTGTTTAAAGGTCATGGATCACCAAGAACTGCGGGATGGATAAGATACATAAGTAGAAGTGAAATGGCAATGGAAGATTACTGTGGAGATGACGAATTGGAACTATACATTTCTTCAGTGCCAACAAAGTTTTACATTTCTTCATATCACAAATTGCACATCATTAAAGAATGTGGGGTCCATGTGATCGCAGGGAAGTCAGAATCATTTGAAGAGTCAGAAGTGAAAAGAGATGCAGTGATGCCTTCACCACCGCTGTATCATCTGCTTCCTCGTCCTCATTGTGGTTCGATTACAGCATCTACACCTAAGCAATGGAGTGACTTTTTATTTGCGACGCTGCAAGGACATAGCCTCTCTTTAGAACTTCGTGGTAAGAACAAATATttcatttagttatttttattctattatatttaatttatgagattaaatattatctttaatgatttcattattattatttaatctaaaaaattaaatatcatctttaataaaaaaaatatattaaatatttaaggcTTTTTGGTAAGAATACATATTTCCTTtagttatttctattttattctatttaatttaagagattaaatatcatctttaattgttacatttttcttatttaatctaaaaaattaaatattatctttaacaatattttttattaaatatttagagtctgcttggttttatttttttcttgattttatgataatatttttcttatttaatatcaaaaataaatattatctttaataattagATCTATGAAATatcacttaaaaataaattataactttaataattattttttgaaaaacaaaaggccaaCAATCActaacatattttattaaaatcactttagtttatttagaaaatattgaaaactgatttttgtttttttacattaaagtaaaaaattgaataatgtttttatattttatttcaaactcgatattttaaaacaaaaatgaaaaggatgTGATATTAacccttttttattataaagtaagtttcttaattaaaaGTGATGGGAATTTGTTCCTGATAACACAATGCATGTACAATCATGCAcatttaactttctttttaaatttgatggtTTTTTAGGATGGAAATGGCAGTGATTGATGTGAGAGTACAAGATCATTTTACATAGAAATGCTTGAAATTACTTCAAATCAGCGATGCCTTCACTACCGCTACGGTGATCCATTCCAACCCGTACACATTAAAGAATGTGGGGTCCATGTGATCGCAGGAAAATCAGATTTATTTGAAGAGTCAGAAGTTGGAAGAGATATAGTGATGCCTTCACCACCGCTGTATCATCTGCTTCCTCATTCCCATTGTGGTTCAATTATAGCGTTTACACCAAAGCAATGGAGTGACTTTTAATTTCCGAAACTGTAAAAACATAGCATCCAAATTAGTACTTGATAGTAAGAACAAATAATTCCattgttacattttttttatttaatctaaaaaagtaaatattatctttaacaatattttttattaaatatttagagtatgcttggttttattttttttattaaatattttttattatcttccaCACTAACATTATTAgtattataagaaataaaagcaaCGATATTCAATTGCTTGAATGTCAGCAATGGTATCCACCAGAAACTCTCATGCCAAGAAGTGCGGGATGGATAAGTAGAAGTGAAATGGCAACGATATTCAAAGCCAACTAGGCATGCGGTGCGCTTCGGTTGGCAATCGCAGAATGTACACATcaaaaattgaataatgtttttatattttatttcaaactcgatattttaaaacaaaaatgaaaaggatgTGATATTAACCTTTTTGATTATAAAGtaagtttcttaattaaaaGTGATGGGAATTTGTTTGTAATAACAATCTCGCACATCTAactttctttcaaatttgaaagTTTTATTAACTTTGATGGTTTTATATGTATGAAGGATCTGGATGGAAGTTATAGCACAAGATCATTTTACATAGAGATACTTGAAGTTACTCCAAATCTCCAAATCAGTACGGTACTTCCATCTGACATGTTGATATGTATTTGTTGGCTTGAAGATCATTTTCCAAGCTTGGAAGTTTTATTAAATGCTCTTTGAAATCTTTTCCATCCGCTTTTATACTGGACAACCTAGTTGTTAATTATTATCCatgatgtaatttatattttcaagttacaaattttgatgaatattgttttatttttttttcctcacttcaaaagatgaaaatccttgatgttagttagaaaaaaattggttttctaTGAAGAGATTATTGATTGGGATATAGTATTTGAGCtgattcttcatcatttaatcttataatttaaaataattgatgaaaatTACTGATACACAAAAAAGTTATAAGAGCATCCTTAATTAGTCTAATAAATTAAGTGTTGTTTGTTTTGACTATAAGATCTTGCTAtgtattattgcatgatttttactattttttttgcatttcttttttacattgttgctacccaatttttgacccatattttgataaattttcagaaaaaatccaaaaatagcgaaaaacattgaaaatccaaaaaaatacatttttaatacatttgcatcgtttttagcatttttagcatcgtctcaaatgaatttaaattttcaaagacatttggaacgcgttcaac
This genomic interval from Populus nigra chromosome 11, ddPopNigr1.1, whole genome shotgun sequence contains the following:
- the LOC133668360 gene encoding uncharacterized protein LOC133668360 encodes the protein MCNGHHRYYIYRFPGERPNWLSYSGEGCSLSFHIPPVFHGLVVWAVHPLEKEDHYYYSTKIIIIIRNKSNGIQLFKGHGSPRTAGWIRYISRSEMAMEDYCGDDELELYISSVPTKFYISSYHKLHIIKECGVHVIAGKSESFEESEVKRDAVMPSPPLYHLLPRPHCGSITASTPKQWSDFLFATLQGHSLSLELRGKNKYFI